The sequence below is a genomic window from Mugil cephalus isolate CIBA_MC_2020 chromosome 14, CIBA_Mcephalus_1.1, whole genome shotgun sequence.
AACTCAACACAActataaacaaattaaattaaaagaataaagtaAACTCTTCCCTTCAAGCAATGAACATACTTAACAAACCCAGAAGtagaaagagagacaggaagaggattAAATACTACACAAGTCCGAAAGTTACACAGAGACATTACAGAGAGAATATTCCATCATCAAGCAACTAGTGTTTAAGTTATGGTGAACTCTAAAATAGAACAAATCTATTCAACAACTCTGACATCAATTTAGTAAAGATGATCCCATATAAAGAAACTCatggtatttgtttttcaggtttcTGAACTCAGCTCAGAGTTGTCTTCAGTATCTGtgaggtcagaaacaaacagagttaaaggtcaactcatagtctggagaaatcatcaacagtttgttagatcagatgaaacagaataaaacaagttttacttaccaggtggagccttttggtctgaaatgaaaagtaaagacaggtcatttcagttccagttgttaatgtcagaatatctttcatcatcttatctccagtgaatatgatcctcttctactcactcaacctgaagaataaatccactctgctcttctgtttatttctcactttgtttctttcttcatcacttctctccctcatcatcatagtatagtcatgttctcctgacttctcctgactctgagacttactcagcttttactgctggatgcttcaaactgtaggattcaactcaaagactaaatcaaagtagctcaccttgtttctttctatgaaccatgaatccagcagctgctgcaaagatgacgacaacaacaacaaccactgcagagatgatgatgatgatgatggtgatggtctTGTCTCTGGGCTTCTCGGCTGAATAAAGAACAATTAAGAACAGTCCAGATAAAGACGATTGGAACAGATGTacattcatctgtaaatatgaTTTTGTTATTATGAAGACTGACTGCTCAGTCTGCTCCAAATTTCAAATAAAGTCAACATAACCAAAGCataatttttaaattacttaattattcagagtgtaagaaaaaaaaggaccataaaagagaaaactaaaaacGGACATCATCGAACTGTAGAcatgtcctcttaccccagttggttctgatctgtgtttcatccagtttggtgatgatgtcgtcctccacactagagagatgaaacacacagtcgtacctcctccagtcttcaggtgagactgatgaaatgtccaggtcaacattcatctggaaggatccatcatggttggggaggatctctccatgttccactccttcatgaatctcctctccatctttcctccagaacatcatggctctgtcagggtagaaacctgtagcgtggcagctgactggagaggagggagtcttctggaggagagacaatGAAGGGACGTCTGGAGGGAGAGACATGGTTAAATAAACCTTTGGACTGTTTCCTGTGAACCATTGGTTAGAAACTGAAGGCGTACACAGTTGCTGAGTGTATTAATTACAGGTAACTACCTGTTCTTTGCAGAAAGATCCTCCCAAAGAAGACATACTTCTTCAGGAAGTTAGGGCACGTGTTGAtataatagtttttattgtattctagtctgtctttatcagtATCCCAACTCAGTTTGGTGGTGAGAGCCTGTGGTTTTGGTGCAGTCCAAGTCAGTGTCTGTAGGTCCAGTGAAAGGAAGTCTTCTCCATCATAGCCAAACTGATTATAACCTGTGATATCTCCAGTCTCATCATTCCATTCACAGCTATTCATCCTCTGAAGGACATGGACATCTGTGAAAGAGACAGACCAGAACATATATAGTCACCTAGACACATAGACACAGCCAGGAGGACAGACACTGCTGGAAACAGAACACTCAGTATGTACCATAGAAACAATGCTCACATTAGACAACAGAAATAGTTTTTGCATCAGGGGATGTTGATATCTATATTTTCCTGTATCCTGCATGTTACCCATGATTCATAGTTTGTCTCCTTCAGTGTAcgtaccagatctgctcaggTGAGCATCTGGCGCTTCCAGATGATGTCACGATTTAGGGGACATTGACATTGCGTTTTacaattggttggacaacaggaagaagcgaagagaggttagcagttatatctctattttttcctctttttattgcCTCCGTGTCGACCTGGTCTCCTGACCAAGCAGCCAATATTGTGTTCTTTCTCCTGGAGTTTCCAGCGCTTTTTGTTCGCCATTCGCCATTACTTACACAGACAGTGGATGCATGCTTAA
It includes:
- the LOC125019716 gene encoding major histocompatibility complex class I-related gene protein-like, with the protein product MNKLLLFSLFWHFASPVKHSLQLFVTASSGIPNLPQFVGVAVVDDTVVGYYDSNIRRVELKLDWTKKFIKDDPHHLEYYTNECLKNWHILRVSIDGLKQRLNKTGDVHVLQRMNSCEWNDETGDITGYNQFGYDGEDFLSLDLQTLTWTAPKPQALTTKLSWDTDKDRLEYNKNYYINTCPNFLKKYVFFGRIFLQRTDVPSLSLLQKTPSSPVSCHATGFYPDRAMMFWRKDGEEIHEGVEHGEILPNHDGSFQMNVDLDISSVSPEDWRRYDCVFHLSSVEDDIITKLDETQIRTNWAEKPRDKTITIIIIIISAVVVVVVVIFAAAAGFMVHRKKQDQKAPPDTEDNSELSSET